CCAGACCGTTACCGATACCGTCCATGAAGCTCATCATTGGAGGCGTCTTCATGGCGTAGGCTTCGGCGCGGCCCATCACGATACAGTTGGTGATGATAAGGCCCACGAATACCGACAGCTGCTTAGCCACGTCGTAGGCATAAGCCTGCAACACCTGGTCAACCACGATTACCAGCGAGGCGATAATCGCCATTTGTACGATAATACGTACGCTGCTTGGAATGTGGTTACGGATCATGGAGATGAACAGGTTCGAGAACGCGGTTACCGCGGTCAGCGCCAGGGTCATCACAATGGCAGTTTCCAGTTTGCTGGTAACTGCCAGCGCACTACAAACACCGAGGATCTGCAGCGCAATCGGGTTGTTATTGATAATAGGTCCGGTCAGAACCTTTTTCAGTTCGTTGGCCATTAGCTCAGCCCTCCGTTGCGTGCTTTTTCAATGAAACTCGCAAAACCTTCTTTACCCAGCCAGAACGTCAGCGAGTGCTGAACACCGTTACTGGTCAGAGTCGCACCGGACAGGGCATCAACGCCGTGTACAGAAGCAGCCACTGCTGGGTTTTTGGTTACGCTGATAGCCAGCTTACCCTGCTCGTCGTACAGCTTTTTGCCGTGCCACAGCGCTTTCCATTTTGGATTCTGAACTTCGCCACCCAGGCCAGGCGTTTCACCTGAACCTGTGAAGTCGTAGTAAACCAGACCCTGAATGGTGTTCAGATCCGGCTCCAATGCCAGGAAGGCAAACATGGTAGACCACAGGCCATAACCTTTTACAGGCAGGATCACAGTCTTGAGGGCACCGGCATCATCACGTACCAGATACACCACAGCCTGATCAGGTACACGCTTGATAGAAGCGATATCGTTCTCTGGCTTGGAAGAGGTTTTTGGATCGCGGGCAGCTTTTTCCTGATCAAAGGTATTGCCATCCACGCCATCAACAAACTCGCCACTCTTGAGGTTTACCACACGGGCTTCTACATACTTGTCGTAGGTCGCCAGGATGTCAGCCTTGGTCACGTTACCGCCCTTGGTGTCTACCAGGTTAGCGGCTTCGAGAATGTACTTTTGCTTATCCAGCAGCTTGTTTTCCTGCTGGGTTGGGCGCAGTAATACGGCTGCGGTCGATACGAAAATCGAGCACACCAGGCACAGGCCAACAACGATAAACAGCGTTCTTCCGAACGAATCTTTATTCTTAGCCACGGGCAATCCTCCGCTTGATATTTGCCTGTACCACGAAATGGTCGAACAGTGGCGCAAACAGGTTGGCAAACAGAATGGCCAACATCATACCTTCAGGGAACGCTGGGTTGATCACACGAATGAACACCGCCATGGCACCGATCAGGATACCGTAGGCCCACTTGGCCTGGTTGGTGAAAGAGGCAGACACAGGGTCGGTTGCCATAAACATCATACCGAAGGCAAAACCACCCAGTACCAGATGCCAGTACCAAGGCATGGCGAACATGGGGTTGGTGTCAGAACCGATAAGGTTCAGCAGCATGGAAACGGCAATCATACCGACCATCACACCACCCACGATGCGCCAGGAAGCGATACGGGTATAGATGATAACCAAACCGCCCAGCAGAATAGCCAGAGTCGAAACTTCACCCACAGAACCTGGGATAAAGCCGAAGAAGGCATTCCACCAATCCTGATTCAGACCGTACTCCAGAGTACCGGTAGCAGCCTGGCTCAGGTGGGTTGCACCGGAGAAACCATCAGCCACAACCCAGCTGGTGTCACCGGACATGTTCAGCGGATAGGCAAAGAACAGGAAGGCACGACCGGCCAGCGCAGGGTTTAAGAAGTTACGTCCGGTACCACCGAACACTTCCTTGGCAACCACCACACCGAAGGTGATACCCAGCGCAACCATCCACAGCGGGATAGTGGCAGGCAGGGTCAGGGCGAACAGAATCGAAGTTACGAAGAAACCTTCGTTCACTTCGTGGCCGCGCACCATGGCGAACAATACTTCCCAGATACCGCCGACGGCGAAGGTCACGGCATAAATAGGCAGGAAGAAACAGGCGCCGTACCACATCAGGGTGGCCCAACCGGAATCGGCAGTCAGCTCAGTGCCGAGGATACCGAACAGGCTAACCTGCCATACATCAGGGGTACCGAAGCCAGCAGCCAGCGCCAGCTGAGCCTGCAGACCTACGTTGTACATACCAACAAACATCGCCGGGAAGGCACAGGCCCACACGGTGATCATCATACGCTTGAGGTCGAGGTTATCGCGAACGTGGGTCTTGCCCTTGTTCACCAGACCTGGCGTATAGAAAATAGTGGCGGCCGCTTCATACAGGGCATACCACTTCTCGTATTTACCGCCTTTTTCAAATTGCGGTTCAATACGCTCAAGAAAATCTTTCAAGCTCATCAGCCTTCCCTCTCAACCGTATCCAGGCAACCGCGCAGATAGGAACCGTAGTCATACTTGCCTGGGCATACAAAGGTACACAGTGCCAAATCTTCTTCATCCAGCTCCAGTGCACCCAGGGCAACAGCGCCGTCCACATCACCGGATACCAGGTCACGCAGCAGCATGGTTGGCAGAATATCCAGAGGCATGACACGCTCGTAGCTACCGATTGGCACCATGGCGCGGTCTGAACCGCCAGTACTGGTGGTCATATTGAACAGACGACTTGGGGACAGGTGACCCAGGAAGGCACGGGTGATGGAGAATTTGTTCGAGCCTGGCAAAATCCAGCCAATGAACTCTTTCTCTGTATCTTCTTCCAACAGGCTAACCTGCAGGTGGTAACGACCCAGATAGGCGTGAGGACCAGTGGCAGTGCGGCCATTCAGCACAGAACCAGACACCTTGCGCACCTTGCCTTCACCCACTTCACCGGCTGTCAGGGTCTCAATGCTGGCACCCAGCAGAGTACGCACCAGACGAGGCTTAACGGCTTTCGGACCGGCAACAGAGATAACGCGGTTGTTGTTCAGTTCACCTGTGGTAAACAGCTGGCCAATGGCAATCACATCCTGATAGCCAACATGCCACACGGTACGCTTTGCAGAAGCAGGCAGAATAAAGTGGATATGGGTACCTGGCAGACCAGCAGGGTGCACACCACCAAACTCATGCACTTCGGCATTTGCGGCAGGGATATCGGCACCAGAGGCCTTACACAGATAAACCTTGCCCTCAGTCAGCTTTGCCAGCACCTTGAGGCCATTGGCAAAGTCTTCTTTATGCTCGGCGATCACCAGAGCGGGATCGGCTGCATGAGGGTTGGTATCAATAGCAGTAACAAAGATACCGGCAGGAGACGCGTCCACTGCAGGCACCTTGCTGAAAGGACGGGTACGCAGGGCGGTCCACATACCTGATTCGATCAGGTTGTTTCTTACTTGCTCGGCACTCAAGCTGTCCAGCTGGGCGGCATCGAATTTGTCAAATGCAACGGCGTCGTTGCCTTCGATTTCGATCACCACAGACTGAAGCACACGCTTGGCACCCCGGTTAATTTCAGTAACAGTACCACTGGCCAAAGCCGTATATTTTACGCCAGGATTCTTTTTGTCTTCAAAAATCACCTGACCCTTGGCTACCTTGTCGCCTACCTTGATTCTCATGGTAGGACGCATGCCAATATACTCTTCACCCAATGTAGCTACGTGTTTAATGGCTGGGCCATCATGGATAACTTGCTCTGGACCACCCGCAATGGGCAAATCCAATCCTTTCTTAATTGTAATCATATCCACATGCACTACGTTTGAAGGAAAGACAAAGCGCCGCGTTCCTGCGGGGCACCCGGTTTTAAACAACACCGTTAGCGTTGAGCTGGCGCAGATTAATCACAGAAATGCGATCGCAATCACGCTGGTCGCGCGCATTTTACCCCAAACGCCCTGCCATCGCCACGAAAATTATAAGTGATTTCAAACTTCCCGAGCGCCTGTTTGCGGTGAATTTGAAGGTTTTCCTGCCAGCTTTTGTGTCGCCGTGACAGATTTAAAAAAATGTCGCAACAAAAAACTTATTTCATTGATAAACAAAAACTTTAAACCATAAAAACGAAATGAAACCGCTTAGTATCCTAAGAGGGGCATAAACAAATTGAGGGACAATAAGGTCGGTGATTCAACCGTGCCAGCGATACCCCAGACTGACTAAAACCTCACCCGACATTGGACCAAAGTCGGTAGGCATTGACACAGGCTCGGCAGACACATTATCACCTCTGAGATACACCTGATGGGCGCCCCGTTGCCAGTTGATACTGACATCAATTCGGCGCTGGTTCTCATCGGCAAATTCACTGTCACGGCCGGTCACCGAGAGTGACCACTCACCTGCCTCCATCCCCATGGCAAGTGTGACCTGCCGCTCCGGTTGCCAGGGCACCCTGTCACCTTCCTGCCAGCAAAAGTCAACCTGTTCGAGACAAGCGCCCGAGGCAAAGCGAGTACGATTCTCTTCCAGTTGGATAGACAGGGGCATCTTCACCATGCCAAGTTGCCCTGACCACTGAAGCCCAAGACTCAGCCCCTCGGCATCCACCTCGCCGGCATTGAACTGAGATACACCGCGAACCGTCTCGCAGTCAGAATATTCCGTACAATCAAAATGTAAGTTATCAAAGGTCTGATACCAAAGCTCCCCGTGCAACTGCAAGTCGCCCAGGGGCCAACGGGCCGTTAATCGCAGGTGATCAGCGCTTTGGGATAAGGCCTCGAGATTACCGGGTGATGGCGGGGCAAATCGATGCTCTCCCCTCAAGGCAATGCGCTCGTCGGCAAACCACAGGCCGACACCGTAGTGCCAGCCCTCAGCCCTGAAGTCAGTGCCCGCTTCGCCGCTGTCACGGGCCAAATCGGCGCGGCGCCACAGAGCATCCATATCAATGTCTAACCAATCAAAGCCAAAACGAGCCCGGACACCGAGGTCAAGCACGCTGGCACTGTCGCTGATGATCTCATCTGCAAGCAAATAATCGGCTCCATCCCTTTGATAAGCAAGGCGGTAGCCGATGGCGTGGGAGCCAAATCTGTCAAGGCTTTCACTGACAATCCCATAGGTATGAAACTGGCTGTCACCAAGTTTGCCGCTGAAGTCCCCCGGATACTTATCCTGAGAAGCAGGCATCGCCGTCATATCCGCCAGGAAGGTGCGAAACCCGGTTTCCTGATAAAACAGCCGGGTGTCGGTACGGCGACTATCGCCGGTTTGTGCGCTGTGACTGAGCTGCAGCCGCTGCCTGTCACTTTTCTGCACAAACTCACTGCCGGGCATCGCCGATGTGTTGTCCTTATATAACCATGAGAGCTCGGTGCGCTGCTTTTTTCTGGCCCCCGGCAAGCTCGAGGCCCCAAGTCCAACGAAGACTTCGGTATCTTTGGTGGGTACCAGCCAGTCGCTGCCCTCTTCACGTCGCAGGTGACTGCCGGCAAAGCTCATATCCAGAGCATCGTTACGGGAGGCAAACCCAGCGATGAGGCCACCGGATTTATCATCCCGCGCCTCAAGCCCAATGGAATTAGCATTAGTGCCTATGGCGGGAACCAGGTAATTGCCAGCGCCTTGAGTGCCACAAGCAAGCTCGGCCCCGCTGATTGACGCACAATTTTCCATTGCCTCAACACCGAAACGACCTGCATCGAGCCAAACACCGGGGGCAATATAGGGCGCGGCAGCGAGGGATATGCCCATAAAGTTGGGGACGGTGGCGTGGCTGTCGCCATGAAGAAAGCGACTTTCGCCAAACACATGCCCCCGCCCGACCATCAGGCCGGAAGGGTAAAGTGGCAGTGCTGACGGGGTATTCAACCCGAGTCGCTCTAAAAAGAAAGGAGTGGTATCGGGCGCTGTAACTTCACTCGCCCAACCTGAAGTAC
The window above is part of the Shewanella litorisediminis genome. Proteins encoded here:
- a CDS encoding Na(+)-translocating NADH-quinone reductase subunit C, which codes for MAKNKDSFGRTLFIVVGLCLVCSIFVSTAAVLLRPTQQENKLLDKQKYILEAANLVDTKGGNVTKADILATYDKYVEARVVNLKSGEFVDGVDGNTFDQEKAARDPKTSSKPENDIASIKRVPDQAVVYLVRDDAGALKTVILPVKGYGLWSTMFAFLALEPDLNTIQGLVYYDFTGSGETPGLGGEVQNPKWKALWHGKKLYDEQGKLAISVTKNPAVAASVHGVDALSGATLTSNGVQHSLTFWLGKEGFASFIEKARNGGLS
- a CDS encoding NADH:ubiquinone reductase (Na(+)-transporting) subunit D, coding for MANELKKVLTGPIINNNPIALQILGVCSALAVTSKLETAIVMTLALTAVTAFSNLFISMIRNHIPSSVRIIVQMAIIASLVIVVDQVLQAYAYDVAKQLSVFVGLIITNCIVMGRAEAYAMKTPPMMSFMDGIGNGLGYGAILLSVGFVRELFGNGSLFGVEILSKISDGGWYAPNGMLLLPPSAFFLIGILIWIIRTYKPEQVEAKG
- a CDS encoding NADH:ubiquinone reductase (Na(+)-transporting) subunit B, which codes for MSLKDFLERIEPQFEKGGKYEKWYALYEAAATIFYTPGLVNKGKTHVRDNLDLKRMMITVWACAFPAMFVGMYNVGLQAQLALAAGFGTPDVWQVSLFGILGTELTADSGWATLMWYGACFFLPIYAVTFAVGGIWEVLFAMVRGHEVNEGFFVTSILFALTLPATIPLWMVALGITFGVVVAKEVFGGTGRNFLNPALAGRAFLFFAYPLNMSGDTSWVVADGFSGATHLSQAATGTLEYGLNQDWWNAFFGFIPGSVGEVSTLAILLGGLVIIYTRIASWRIVGGVMVGMIAVSMLLNLIGSDTNPMFAMPWYWHLVLGGFAFGMMFMATDPVSASFTNQAKWAYGILIGAMAVFIRVINPAFPEGMMLAILFANLFAPLFDHFVVQANIKRRIARG
- a CDS encoding Na(+)-translocating NADH-quinone reductase subunit A, whose amino-acid sequence is MITIKKGLDLPIAGGPEQVIHDGPAIKHVATLGEEYIGMRPTMRIKVGDKVAKGQVIFEDKKNPGVKYTALASGTVTEINRGAKRVLQSVVIEIEGNDAVAFDKFDAAQLDSLSAEQVRNNLIESGMWTALRTRPFSKVPAVDASPAGIFVTAIDTNPHAADPALVIAEHKEDFANGLKVLAKLTEGKVYLCKASGADIPAANAEVHEFGGVHPAGLPGTHIHFILPASAKRTVWHVGYQDVIAIGQLFTTGELNNNRVISVAGPKAVKPRLVRTLLGASIETLTAGEVGEGKVRKVSGSVLNGRTATGPHAYLGRYHLQVSLLEEDTEKEFIGWILPGSNKFSITRAFLGHLSPSRLFNMTTSTGGSDRAMVPIGSYERVMPLDILPTMLLRDLVSGDVDGAVALGALELDEEDLALCTFVCPGKYDYGSYLRGCLDTVEREG